One region of Spiroplasma culicicola AES-1 genomic DNA includes:
- a CDS encoding HDIG domain-containing metalloprotein, with product MKTIGNEPLLIGLSILAVIVVILSAILLYLLVARHPKYVLKKAKDEAKKIKMQAVAEAKVTSSELKNEMLTEMNIKKQEFEKELEIFAFKRKKFKEDLEILNNKEIKNFELEAKNKRIKDKLSIKMNELLGLLENVSNMSIDQAKEKLIEYSEKTYLDELNKELKQKEEKIKSEAQEVVNQILVNAMEKSHVQITNEKNTSIFIIEDESLKGKIIGREGRNVKAFQQYGGVDIIIDDIPNRILISSFNPIRREIAYNTLKVLLDSGRIQPAAIEETLILEEEKIQETFKRTGLETVKNLDLYDLPDEIVENLGKLKCRYSYGQNVLQHSIEVAKISASIARELNMDEKIALKAGLLHDIGKAMDFEQDGSHIQLGVLLLRKYKIDEIIVNAVEAHHNDVAKKTIYAEIVAIADASSAARPGARNNNSEEFYLRMKEIENDCNAIKGVEKTYVLQSGRNIRVIVNPLEINEYDLKDVLYKIKSTIAEKNCTPGEIKITVIYEKRESTTI from the coding sequence ATGAAAACAATTGGAAATGAACCACTACTAATTGGGTTATCAATTTTAGCAGTTATTGTAGTTATATTAAGTGCAATATTGTTATATTTATTGGTTGCTCGTCACCCAAAGTATGTGTTAAAAAAAGCAAAAGACGAAGCTAAAAAAATAAAGATGCAAGCAGTTGCAGAAGCTAAAGTAACATCAAGTGAATTAAAAAACGAAATGTTAACTGAAATGAATATTAAAAAGCAAGAATTTGAAAAAGAACTTGAAATTTTTGCTTTTAAAAGAAAGAAATTCAAAGAAGATCTTGAAATATTAAATAATAAAGAAATAAAAAACTTTGAATTAGAAGCAAAAAATAAAAGAATAAAAGATAAATTATCTATAAAAATGAATGAACTATTAGGTTTACTTGAAAATGTTTCAAATATGAGCATTGATCAAGCAAAGGAAAAATTAATAGAATATAGTGAAAAAACTTATTTAGATGAATTAAATAAAGAATTAAAACAAAAAGAAGAAAAAATTAAATCTGAAGCACAAGAAGTTGTTAATCAAATCTTGGTAAACGCAATGGAAAAATCACATGTTCAAATTACAAATGAAAAGAATACAAGTATTTTCATAATTGAAGATGAGTCTTTAAAAGGAAAAATTATTGGAAGAGAAGGGCGAAATGTAAAAGCATTTCAACAATATGGAGGAGTTGATATCATTATTGATGATATTCCTAACCGTATTTTAATTTCTTCATTCAATCCAATTAGAAGAGAAATTGCTTATAATACTTTAAAAGTATTATTGGATTCAGGAAGAATTCAACCAGCAGCAATTGAAGAAACTTTAATTTTAGAAGAAGAAAAGATTCAAGAAACTTTTAAAAGAACTGGATTAGAAACTGTTAAAAATTTAGATTTGTATGATCTTCCAGATGAGATTGTTGAAAACTTAGGAAAATTAAAATGTCGCTATAGTTATGGACAAAATGTTTTACAACATTCAATTGAAGTTGCAAAAATTAGTGCTTCAATTGCAAGAGAATTGAATATGGATGAAAAAATAGCTCTTAAAGCAGGGCTATTACATGATATTGGTAAGGCTATGGATTTTGAACAAGATGGTAGCCATATTCAATTAGGGGTTTTATTATTGCGAAAATATAAAATTGATGAAATCATCGTTAATGCTGTTGAAGCACATCACAATGATGTTGCAAAAAAAACAATTTATGCAGAAATTGTTGCAATAGCTGATGCTTCAAGTGCTGCAAGACCAGGAGCTAGAAATAATAATTCTGAAGAATTTTATTTAAGAATGAAAGAGATAGAAAATGATTGTAATGCTATTAAAGGTGTTGAAAAAACATATGTCTTACAATCTGGAAGAAACATTCGTGTAATTGTCAATCCTTTAGAAATCAATGAATATGATCTAAAAGATGTTTTATATAAAATAAAATCAACAATTGCAGAAAAAAATTGTACCCCTGGGGAAATTAAAATTACAGTGATTTATGAAAAACGTGAATCAACAACAATATAA
- a CDS encoding DegV family protein: MKTAIIIDSSVGLKDLSNYQDLYLVPLLINLEDESTIKDDITLNREQFYKLNDSQVLKTSQSLPGDMLAKWDELLKDYDQIICLLLSKGLSGQYNTFKMFSQEDEYKDKVFVVDTNGVSVVLNRQLEICYELLKNNTPIEQIVEAIENKYKDFKGYIIPRSLTQLVRGGRITKAAAGLAKILKITPILKYNGEIDKEDKTRTFKKAVEIVLDKIIKDEKDFILDISYSQVEQSVLDEVLQLVEQKGITLGLLKEMPNVIVCHTGRETFAFIPYSK; the protein is encoded by the coding sequence ATGAAAACAGCTATTATTATTGATTCTTCAGTTGGTTTAAAAGACTTATCAAATTATCAAGATTTATATTTAGTACCTTTACTAATAAATCTTGAAGATGAGTCAACAATTAAAGATGATATTACTTTAAATCGTGAACAATTTTATAAATTAAATGATAGTCAAGTATTAAAAACTTCTCAATCTCTACCAGGAGATATGCTTGCAAAATGAGATGAATTATTAAAAGACTATGATCAAATAATTTGTTTATTATTATCAAAAGGATTAAGTGGACAATACAATACATTTAAAATGTTTTCCCAAGAAGATGAATACAAAGATAAAGTCTTTGTTGTTGATACTAATGGAGTAAGTGTTGTTTTAAATCGTCAATTGGAAATATGTTATGAATTATTAAAAAACAATACACCAATTGAACAAATAGTTGAAGCAATTGAAAATAAATATAAAGACTTTAAAGGTTATATTATTCCTCGATCACTAACACAGTTGGTTCGAGGAGGAAGAATCACAAAAGCTGCGGCTGGTTTGGCAAAGATTTTAAAAATTACACCAATCCTAAAATATAATGGTGAAATTGATAAAGAAGATAAAACAAGAACTTTTAAGAAAGCAGTTGAAATTGTTTTAGATAAAATTATTAAAGATGAAAAAGACTTTATTTTAGATATATCTTATTCACAAGTTGAACAAAGTGTTTTAGATGAAGTTTTACAATTAGTTGAACAAAAAGGAATTACACTTGGCTTATTAAAAGAAATGCCCAATGTTATTGTTTGTCATACAGGAAGAGAAACATTTGCTTTTATTCCTTATTCAAAATAA
- a CDS encoding BAR domain-containing protein translates to MKKLLIPLMCLTVSVPTIGIFVQQINSNSKFDPIDKFNTPYEMIEISNLMDKVISNPHEYDDIQQIQNLMVQSTIMLDEIYSESFFYQVSTKISQILNLFKEELESIETVEGSNFYQDIMKSSQSLSINFNAKIEDLEIKNLFIDYEKLKREEAIKFFDIYDRKITKLNFDLQLKQKSINDLNIRNAEIDEKLKGLSKENEIINDIFKILDFNLKLVGKVNELYSNGRSNIDVYYNSAEWHSENWGLAFIPFYGTGFSVNFKNNMNYAVRGIDTYITTFLDPKSNNYKEFLEMQEGLQNMRDQIMAIDPNESNWVGDLLGEAGLDESVSNALNNGVQKLINASSSMGYVGLAIKTINSFLTVGFQAKRMAETFKKELKPEYTKVELLLNENDKTISEAYKIVLATQKELSEKFDVNNKEMQKLRDELSTNLQKVEDENEKLESLKDEMNLINKSFISNMNNGIYADNYYWWQTNIISDIEIKSKVNSSYENIQTINFEKNIVYNKLLDKLIKSKMNQNVINNLKTKHELSNQNYNYIINI, encoded by the coding sequence ATGAAAAAATTACTTATTCCATTAATGTGTTTAACAGTTAGTGTACCAACTATTGGTATATTTGTGCAACAAATTAATTCAAATTCAAAATTTGACCCAATTGATAAATTTAATACTCCATATGAAATGATTGAAATTTCAAATTTGATGGACAAAGTTATATCAAATCCGCATGAATATGATGATATTCAACAAATTCAAAATTTAATGGTTCAATCAACAATTATGTTAGACGAAATTTATTCAGAATCCTTCTTTTATCAAGTTTCTACAAAAATTTCTCAAATTTTAAATTTATTTAAAGAGGAACTTGAAAGTATTGAAACTGTTGAAGGTTCAAATTTTTATCAAGATATAATGAAAAGTTCTCAATCTTTAAGTATTAATTTTAATGCTAAAATTGAAGATTTAGAAATTAAAAATCTATTTATAGATTATGAAAAGTTAAAAAGAGAAGAAGCAATTAAATTTTTTGATATTTATGATAGAAAAATTACGAAATTAAATTTTGATTTACAATTAAAACAAAAGTCTATAAATGATTTAAATATTCGTAATGCAGAAATTGATGAAAAGTTAAAAGGTCTTTCCAAAGAAAACGAAATAATAAATGATATTTTTAAAATATTAGATTTCAATTTGAAATTAGTAGGTAAAGTTAATGAACTATATTCAAATGGAAGATCAAATATTGATGTTTACTATAATTCTGCAGAATGGCATTCAGAAAATTGAGGTCTAGCGTTTATTCCATTTTATGGAACAGGATTTAGTGTAAATTTTAAAAATAACATGAACTATGCTGTAAGAGGTATTGATACTTATATAACAACATTTCTTGATCCAAAAAGTAATAATTATAAAGAATTTTTAGAAATGCAAGAGGGTCTTCAAAATATGAGAGATCAAATTATGGCAATTGATCCAAACGAAAGTAATTGAGTTGGAGATTTATTAGGAGAAGCAGGATTAGATGAAAGTGTTTCGAATGCATTAAATAATGGTGTTCAAAAATTAATTAATGCTTCTTCTTCTATGGGATATGTTGGTTTGGCTATAAAAACCATTAATAGTTTCTTAACAGTTGGTTTTCAAGCTAAAAGAATGGCTGAGACTTTTAAAAAGGAATTAAAGCCAGAATATACAAAAGTTGAGTTATTATTAAATGAAAATGATAAAACAATCTCAGAGGCTTATAAAATAGTTTTAGCTACTCAAAAAGAATTATCTGAAAAATTTGATGTAAATAATAAAGAAATGCAAAAACTTAGAGATGAATTATCAACAAATCTACAAAAAGTTGAAGATGAAAATGAAAAATTAGAGAGTTTAAAAGATGAAATGAATTTAATTAATAAAAGTTTTATTTCTAATATGAATAATGGTATATACGCAGATAATTATTATTGATGACAAACAAATATTATTTCAGATATTGAAATAAAAAGTAAAGTAAATTCTTCATATGAAAATATACAAACAATTAATTTTGAAAAAAATATTGTATATAATAAGCTTTTAGATAAATTAATAAAATCAAAAATGAATCAAAATGTTATTAATAATTTAAAGACAAAACATGAATTGTCAAATCAAAATTATAACTATATAATTAATATATAA
- a CDS encoding lipoprotein — MKKLLALFGALTLTSVSASTVVACGDPDDNGGGTTNPPSTEKHNLDDLFTTNEINTLKINMGNNKEEEGRAFTNAEKLFIGTTIEVLDLNYVDNSSPKGQKFKDIGVSETNWSNSLEAMPKTLLENNEQSFMQLIDIINLYDENEVVIDPTTGGSVQTFSNYEVKLNFNYSYLKEANKDKSWYENTEKLIEKVNEGEISVIISELVVTWYDFS; from the coding sequence ATGAAAAAATTATTAGCGTTATTTGGAGCATTAACTTTAACTTCTGTTAGTGCTTCAACAGTGGTTGCTTGTGGAGATCCAGATGATAATGGGGGGGGAACAACAAATCCACCTTCAACAGAAAAACATAATTTAGATGATTTGTTTACTACAAATGAAATTAATACACTAAAAATTAATATGGGTAATAATAAAGAAGAGGAAGGCAGAGCATTTACTAATGCTGAAAAATTATTTATAGGTACAACTATTGAAGTATTAGATTTAAATTATGTTGATAATTCTTCACCTAAAGGGCAAAAATTTAAAGATATTGGGGTTTCAGAAACAAATTGATCTAATAGTTTAGAAGCAATGCCAAAAACTCTACTTGAAAATAATGAACAAAGTTTTATGCAACTGATTGATATTATAAATTTATATGATGAAAATGAAGTAGTTATTGATCCAACAACTGGGGGTTCAGTGCAAACATTTTCAAATTATGAAGTAAAATTAAACTTTAATTACTCTTATTTAAAAGAAGCAAATAAAGATAAAAGTTGATATGAAAATACAGAAAAACTTATTGAAAAAGTAAATGAAGGTGAAATTTCTGTAATAATATCTGAACTAGTTGTTACATGATATGACTTTAGCTAA
- a CDS encoding lipoprotein, with amino-acid sequence MKKLLTLFGALSLTSVSASTVVACGDPDDNGGGTTNPPSTEKYNLDDLFDNNIIPSLEVNWENTEGRKYMNAQTLFLQSVTKILEQNYEKNGSEKAKMFSDIGVGEDAWGNSLRNLTYFYKDNPQEDFTKIINDSLEMYNPDNSGTEPNIETQIVQNYEFKMDFNYVSLLEANKVSNSENATKLISKVNEGKISITIETLNITWYDFS; translated from the coding sequence ATGAAAAAATTATTAACGTTATTTGGAGCATTAAGTTTAACTTCTGTAAGTGCTTCAACAGTGGTCGCTTGTGGAGATCCAGATGATAATGGGGGGGGAACAACAAATCCACCTTCAACAGAAAAGTATAATTTAGATGATTTGTTTGACAATAACATTATTCCAAGTCTAGAGGTAAACTGAGAAAATACTGAAGGAAGAAAGTATATGAATGCACAAACATTATTTTTACAATCTGTAACTAAAATTTTAGAGCAAAATTATGAAAAAAATGGCTCAGAGAAAGCAAAAATGTTTAGCGACATTGGAGTTGGAGAAGATGCATGAGGAAATAGTTTAAGAAATTTGACTTATTTTTATAAAGATAATCCTCAAGAGGATTTTACTAAAATAATTAATGATTCTTTAGAAATGTATAATCCAGATAATAGTGGTACAGAACCAAATATTGAAACTCAAATAGTTCAAAATTATGAATTTAAAATGGACTTCAATTATGTTTCTTTATTAGAGGCAAATAAAGTATCAAATTCTGAAAATGCAACTAAACTTATAAGTAAAGTTAATGAAGGAAAAATTTCAATAACAATTGAAACATTGAATATTACATGATATGACTTTAGCTAA
- the ffh gene encoding signal recognition particle protein, giving the protein MGFGDFLANRMKKSIEKNLKKTTLTEDNIKEVLREIRLALLEADVNIEVVKKFIKQVEQKAVGEYIQQGVRADQQMIKLVHEELVNILGKVNSPLEINKKPSIIMMAGLQGAGKTTTVGKLAHLITKKHKKKVLMVGLDIYRPGAIDQLVELGQKNGLDTFEKGKQDPVKTAKQAVDYAQENGYEVIILDTAGRLQIDKDLMKELNEIRKAVSPQEIILTVDGMTGQDIINVSQEFDKILKLSGVIVTKLDGDARGGATLSIRDITNLPIKFIGEGEGITALAEFHPKRMADRILGMGDVETLFEKAADVVDQRTMEKTMKRMFAGQFDLEDLRNQLEQVAKMGNLGGIMKMIPGMNGRISEEQVNQAQHRLVVASILMDSMTLKERRDPRILKAINRKKRIIQGSGRSEKEFNDLLNQFDKGKKQVLEMTKQLKSGRMPNLGGMKFR; this is encoded by the coding sequence ATGGGATTTGGAGATTTTTTAGCCAATAGAATGAAAAAATCTATTGAAAAAAATTTAAAAAAAACCACTTTAACAGAAGACAACATTAAAGAAGTCTTACGAGAAATTCGTCTAGCTTTATTAGAAGCTGACGTTAATATTGAAGTTGTTAAAAAATTTATAAAACAAGTTGAACAAAAAGCAGTTGGAGAATATATTCAACAAGGTGTAAGAGCTGACCAACAAATGATTAAACTAGTTCATGAAGAATTAGTAAACATTTTAGGTAAAGTAAATTCACCTTTAGAAATTAATAAAAAACCATCAATTATTATGATGGCTGGATTACAAGGAGCTGGAAAAACTACAACTGTAGGAAAACTAGCACACTTAATTACAAAAAAACATAAGAAAAAAGTATTAATGGTTGGATTAGATATTTACAGACCTGGAGCCATTGATCAATTAGTAGAATTAGGTCAAAAAAATGGTTTAGATACTTTTGAAAAAGGTAAGCAAGATCCAGTAAAAACTGCAAAACAAGCAGTTGATTATGCTCAAGAAAATGGCTATGAAGTAATTATTTTAGATACTGCTGGGCGTTTACAAATTGATAAAGATTTAATGAAAGAATTAAATGAAATTAGAAAAGCAGTCTCTCCTCAAGAAATCATCTTAACAGTTGATGGAATGACTGGACAAGATATTATCAATGTTAGTCAAGAGTTTGACAAGATTCTAAAATTAAGTGGAGTTATTGTTACAAAACTTGATGGTGATGCAAGAGGGGGAGCAACTCTTTCAATTAGAGATATCACAAACTTACCAATTAAATTTATTGGTGAAGGTGAAGGAATTACAGCCTTAGCAGAATTTCACCCAAAACGTATGGCTGATCGTATTTTGGGAATGGGAGATGTTGAAACTTTATTTGAAAAAGCAGCGGATGTTGTTGATCAAAGAACCATGGAAAAAACCATGAAACGTATGTTTGCTGGACAATTTGACTTAGAAGATTTAAGAAATCAATTAGAGCAAGTTGCAAAAATGGGAAATCTTGGAGGAATCATGAAAATGATTCCTGGAATGAATGGGCGAATTTCTGAAGAACAAGTAAATCAAGCACAACATCGTTTAGTAGTTGCTTCAATTTTAATGGACTCAATGACTTTAAAAGAAAGAAGAGATCCAAGAATTTTAAAAGCAATTAATCGTAAAAAAAGAATTATTCAAGGTTCAGGAAGAAGCGAAAAAGAATTTAATGATCTTTTAAACCAATTTGATAAAGGTAAAAAACAAGTTCTTGAAATGACAAAACAATTAAAATCTGGAAGAATGCCAAATCTTGGTGGAATGAAATTTAGATAA
- a CDS encoding SDR family oxidoreductase: MKKLIAITGASSGIGKELAIKFNQLGHPLLLMARRVELLEQLNLDNCICASVDVRNFEQFKEAIKSAEIKYGPVDCLINNAGIMPLDKIYNLSLETQHEMVDINVKGVLNGINIVVNDMKDRKTGTIINISSVAGRYTSENRVVYNGTKFAVHAISESARKELAAFNIRVLTIAPALVDTNLIDSTVNQEVIKNYDQWKKDLDGGLTSQEVAEVITYAYNLPQHISLKEIVLSATKQAI, encoded by the coding sequence ATGAAAAAACTAATTGCAATAACTGGTGCTTCATCAGGGATTGGAAAAGAACTGGCAATTAAATTTAACCAATTGGGACATCCATTATTATTAATGGCAAGAAGAGTTGAACTACTTGAACAATTAAACTTAGACAATTGCATATGTGCATCAGTTGATGTACGCAATTTTGAACAATTTAAAGAAGCAATTAAATCAGCAGAAATTAAATATGGCCCAGTGGATTGTTTAATTAATAATGCAGGAATAATGCCCTTAGATAAAATTTATAATTTAAGTTTAGAAACTCAACATGAAATGGTAGATATTAATGTTAAAGGTGTATTAAATGGGATTAATATTGTTGTCAATGATATGAAAGATAGAAAAACTGGAACAATTATTAATATAAGCAGTGTTGCTGGAAGATATACAAGTGAAAATCGTGTTGTTTATAATGGAACAAAATTTGCAGTTCATGCGATCAGTGAATCTGCAAGAAAAGAATTAGCTGCTTTTAATATTAGAGTATTGACAATTGCACCAGCTTTAGTTGATACAAATTTGATTGATTCAACAGTTAATCAAGAAGTAATTAAAAATTATGATCAATGAAAAAAGGATTTAGATGGGGGATTAACTTCACAAGAAGTTGCAGAAGTTATTACTTATGCTTATAATTTACCCCAGCATATTTCCTTAAAAGAAATTGTATTATCTGCAACAAAACAAGCAATATAA
- a CDS encoding 23S rRNA (pseudouridine(1915)-N(3))-methyltransferase RlmH, producing MKIKVMCFNKISSEFSDAYSFFVEKINKVADLEVIEIPEVNLGDIKSNRVKNEETLLKKMDELKDFEIFLLDINARQYTSNDFAKAIEKNKDFKGAKMAFIIGPSDGFSVEFRIKFTNKISFGPMTFPYSLIRTMLVEQIYRSFKIIRNEPYHK from the coding sequence ATGAAAATAAAGGTAATGTGTTTCAACAAAATTTCGAGTGAATTTAGTGATGCTTACAGTTTTTTTGTTGAAAAAATTAATAAAGTTGCAGATCTTGAAGTTATTGAAATTCCTGAAGTAAATTTAGGAGATATTAAATCAAATAGAGTAAAAAATGAAGAAACTCTTCTAAAAAAGATGGATGAGTTAAAAGATTTTGAAATATTTTTATTAGATATCAATGCAAGACAATATACTTCAAACGATTTTGCAAAAGCAATTGAAAAAAATAAAGATTTTAAAGGGGCCAAAATGGCTTTTATAATTGGCCCAAGTGATGGGTTTAGCGTTGAGTTTAGAATTAAATTTACCAATAAAATTAGTTTTGGACCAATGACTTTCCCATACAGTTTAATTAGAACAATGCTTGTTGAACAAATATATCGTTCATTCAAAATAATTCGCAATGAACCATATCATAAATAG
- the ylqF gene encoding ribosome biogenesis GTPase YlqF has product MDKSTFNWFPGHMNKSIKEIESKIAIVDLVIEIVDARAPFSTQNPLFRKILSKRPRLIVMSKGDLADNQVTKDWIDYFTETGNSTYLIKGKEQNIYSDILKLINLMTKEKQLKDKARGIEKPQLNVLVVGIPNVGKSTVISKLSKGKHLKIGNKPGVTRGLQRIVMTENITLIDTPGILPARFENETIACNCAATNSIRLDVVPKERFATKLMRYIYNSYPSLIENTYKINKNILRPINYDDTFKIFEEIAKRSKFMILDEIPDVERTIELFVHDLINNNFGKISYEKPIEVDHTSLLSVEAEDLDATIESDLTVEW; this is encoded by the coding sequence ATGGATAAATCTACTTTCAATTGATTTCCAGGACACATGAATAAAAGTATTAAGGAAATTGAATCAAAAATCGCTATTGTTGATTTAGTGATTGAAATTGTGGATGCAAGAGCACCATTTTCAACACAAAATCCTTTATTTAGAAAAATTTTAAGTAAAAGACCAAGGCTAATTGTAATGTCAAAAGGAGATTTGGCTGATAATCAAGTTACTAAAGATTGAATTGATTATTTTACAGAAACTGGAAATAGTACTTATTTAATCAAAGGAAAAGAACAAAACATTTATTCTGATATTTTGAAATTGATTAATTTAATGACAAAAGAAAAACAACTTAAAGATAAAGCTCGTGGGATTGAAAAACCTCAATTAAATGTTTTAGTTGTAGGAATTCCAAATGTGGGAAAATCAACAGTCATTTCAAAACTATCAAAAGGAAAACATTTAAAAATTGGCAATAAACCAGGAGTTACTAGGGGATTGCAAAGAATTGTAATGACAGAAAATATCACTTTAATTGATACTCCAGGAATTTTGCCAGCACGTTTTGAAAATGAAACAATTGCATGTAATTGTGCTGCAACTAACTCAATTAGATTAGATGTTGTGCCCAAAGAAAGATTTGCAACAAAATTAATGAGATATATTTACAATTCATATCCTTCATTAATTGAAAATACTTATAAAATCAATAAAAATATTTTAAGACCAATTAACTATGATGATACTTTTAAAATATTTGAAGAAATTGCAAAACGTAGTAAATTTATGATTTTAGATGAAATACCAGATGTTGAAAGAACAATTGAATTATTTGTTCATGATTTAATCAATAATAATTTTGGAAAAATTTCATATGAAAAACCAATTGAAGTAGATCACACAAGTTTATTATCAGTTGAAGCAGAGGATTTAGATGCAACAATAGAGAGTGACTTAACAGTAGAATGATAG
- a CDS encoding ribonuclease HII: MIDNHRYQFDVDLKKQHQIEYISGSDEVGRGAMAGPIVVASVILKSDYFNPLIKDSKKLTQKQREGLYQEIIDNCIAYSIKEYSAQIVDQLNPKATSVLGMKESIKDLQIKPQLCLIDGENVMLEDYQTLKIIKGDNISQSIAAASIIAKVFRDNIMKKYDITYQGYNFKKHKGYCTREHIEQVIKLGVLEIHRKSYKPIAQIEEN; the protein is encoded by the coding sequence ATGATAGATAATCATCGTTATCAATTTGATGTTGACTTGAAAAAACAACATCAAATTGAATATATTTCGGGAAGTGATGAGGTTGGAAGAGGAGCAATGGCAGGACCAATTGTTGTTGCAAGTGTAATTTTAAAATCAGATTACTTCAATCCGTTAATTAAAGATTCTAAAAAATTAACGCAAAAACAACGTGAAGGTTTATACCAAGAAATTATTGACAATTGTATAGCATATTCTATTAAAGAATATAGTGCTCAAATTGTAGATCAGTTAAATCCTAAAGCCACTAGTGTTTTGGGAATGAAAGAATCAATTAAAGACTTACAAATTAAACCTCAACTTTGTTTGATTGATGGAGAAAATGTTATGCTTGAAGATTATCAAACTTTAAAAATAATTAAAGGTGATAATATCAGTCAATCAATTGCTGCTGCAAGTATTATTGCCAAAGTTTTTAGAGATAATATTATGAAAAAGTATGATATAACATATCAGGGATACAATTTCAAAAAGCACAAAGGATATTGTACTCGAGAGCATATTGAACAAGTAATTAAATTAGGTGTTTTAGAAATTCACAGAAAGAGTTATAAGCCTATAGCTCAAATAGAGGAGAACTAA